In the Deltaproteobacteria bacterium genome, one interval contains:
- a CDS encoding ATP-binding protein codes for MTKLGPRIGKQKAHDLWIAYKATKDQSIERYIHMLARKKLSPDYFEDNEILLDVPQPEQTEGDYCLGRVYHGQIPQEQTFGLRRAEIIRHTSIFGSTGSGKTNTGLLLVLNLLRDNVPFMIFDWKRNYRDLLDRENPRLRQFTAGKEILVFTVGKDLSPFYFNPMIPPPGVSQNIWNRKLMEIMGDAYFLGFGVFDILEQYMDGAACFRDVHNVVITQTARGRRADWWDSTMRALRRVSTGDISRMYNVRRPPMPIPDLLKRNVIFEMEALPEKDKPFFVESLLLWIHHYRLNESGPREKLKHMILIEEAHHMMSRKKEKLSGEEPITDILIREIREFGEGVVVIDQEPSKISTPALNNTYTTIGMSMKYEDNINALGAAMALDYKKRKYFNNLDTGFGIVKLQGRGLYSPFLVRFPEVKIRKGAVTNEMLREWMPRFDAQQVEIEAGPQKQERPSKKEDGEGHEGGINKELSPEEQEFLADVILHANDPVYDRYSRLGWSPHSGGRIKGLLIQKGLINEKMERTGEGWFKRVGLIGETKRKGGPVHELVVNAIRQGLKRDGWRFEIDFSLGGGQEVDLVAFKGNQKAAFEIESMECGKAKVQALLNVRKCLDAGFDPVISVGITEKAVKRLNDALVKTGLDSDPRVKVRSFGEFWKELKNNRAEGH; via the coding sequence ATTGAGCGCTACATCCACATGCTGGCGCGAAAGAAACTGAGCCCCGACTATTTCGAGGACAATGAGATCCTTCTGGACGTGCCCCAACCCGAACAGACCGAGGGAGACTATTGTCTGGGCCGGGTCTACCACGGCCAGATACCCCAGGAACAGACCTTTGGTTTGAGGCGCGCGGAGATCATCCGGCACACTTCCATTTTCGGCTCCACCGGAAGCGGGAAAACCAATACCGGTCTTCTTCTTGTCCTGAATCTGCTGCGGGACAACGTGCCGTTCATGATTTTTGACTGGAAACGAAACTATAGGGACCTGCTGGACAGGGAGAATCCCCGACTGCGGCAGTTTACCGCCGGAAAAGAGATCCTGGTTTTCACGGTGGGAAAGGATCTGTCGCCCTTTTATTTTAATCCCATGATCCCGCCGCCCGGCGTCAGCCAAAACATCTGGAACCGAAAGCTCATGGAGATCATGGGCGACGCCTATTTTCTGGGTTTCGGGGTGTTCGACATCCTGGAGCAATATATGGACGGCGCTGCATGCTTCCGTGATGTCCACAACGTGGTCATCACGCAGACCGCGAGAGGCAGGAGGGCGGACTGGTGGGATTCTACCATGCGGGCGCTCCGGAGGGTCTCCACCGGTGATATTTCAAGAATGTACAACGTCCGGAGACCGCCGATGCCGATCCCCGACCTTCTGAAAAGGAACGTCATCTTCGAAATGGAGGCCCTGCCGGAAAAGGACAAGCCGTTTTTTGTGGAATCACTGCTTTTGTGGATTCACCACTACCGGCTGAATGAGTCGGGGCCTCGGGAAAAGCTGAAGCACATGATTTTGATTGAGGAAGCCCACCACATGATGTCCCGGAAGAAGGAAAAACTTTCCGGCGAAGAGCCAATCACGGATATCCTGATACGTGAAATTCGTGAGTTCGGAGAGGGCGTCGTGGTCATCGATCAGGAGCCGTCGAAGATTTCTACCCCTGCCCTGAACAATACGTACACCACCATAGGCATGAGCATGAAGTACGAGGACAACATCAACGCCCTCGGCGCTGCGATGGCTTTGGATTATAAGAAGCGCAAGTACTTCAACAACCTGGACACGGGCTTTGGGATCGTCAAGCTCCAAGGCCGGGGCCTTTATTCCCCTTTCCTGGTCAGGTTCCCGGAAGTAAAGATCCGCAAAGGGGCGGTCACCAATGAAATGCTCCGGGAATGGATGCCCCGGTTTGATGCTCAACAGGTCGAGATCGAGGCTGGGCCGCAAAAGCAGGAGCGGCCGTCAAAGAAAGAGGACGGTGAAGGTCATGAGGGTGGGATAAATAAAGAACTCTCTCCGGAGGAGCAGGAGTTTCTCGCTGATGTGATTCTTCATGCGAATGACCCGGTGTACGACCGGTACAGCCGCCTTGGATGGAGTCCCCACTCCGGTGGACGGATAAAGGGGCTTCTTATCCAGAAAGGTTTGATAAACGAGAAGATGGAACGGACCGGTGAAGGCTGGTTCAAGAGGGTTGGACTGATCGGAGAGACGAAAAGAAAAGGCGGACCTGTTCATGAGCTTGTGGTCAATGCGATCCGACAGGGCCTGAAGCGGGATGGATGGCGGTTTGAGATAGATTTTTCGTTGGGCGGCGGCCAGGAAGTGGACCTAGTGGCTTTCAAGGGCAATCAAAAAGCCGCCTTCGAGATCGAAAGCATGGAGTGCGGGAAGGCCAAGGTCCAGGCGCTCCTGAATGTCCGGAAATGCCTTGATGCCGGTTTTGATCCGGTAATCAGCGTGGGAATAACCGAAAAGGCGGTTAAAAGGCTAAATGATGCGCTTGTAAAGACCGGTTTGGACAGCGATCCGAGGGTAAAAGTGAGGAGTTTTGGAGAATTC